A DNA window from Phyllostomus discolor isolate MPI-MPIP mPhyDis1 chromosome X, mPhyDis1.pri.v3, whole genome shotgun sequence contains the following coding sequences:
- the TEX13D gene encoding testis-expressed protein 13D encodes MMASNVDYAEYASGFRHDEVISFINNEVLSNGGGPDFYTTFRSQSWSEIEDRLQAVLNDPELPSTIKRACTWSALTLGIRVGARQREQLVYRVRQLQDRVEELEGVSWALAPELQRLRKERDEMASQLRFTQAAQQQALNERDMLHGWLLQTETLAKETLLAHGIVPGPRPVQVGAMVWPLSEEQQRNVGAMGMPGCPWSQAMQPLLPVPCPFPFYPPFPMGFPPLQPLPPPPVFTEAVHAVIPPNMPPLGNNPPGPCSIVGTQEEMAPLGKQRSHSHKEGPEILQDTVPLGNINSLSQQDPERPQRMVNLSDNKNHSQEDGAVGPQRMVPTGDSYNQSQEQHLERPHSMVTMGDRNKSHSQEKDPEMPQGTVPLGGIQSQEGDPERPQASHLRGSRSLDVKQNPKKQLSQGQRFWQSKERRASASQLRKMSARRDWDCPWCKMMNFSWRKACFRCRIVYIPGELGNVNPGQTH; translated from the coding sequence ATGATGGCCTCGAATGTGGACTATGCAGAATATGCCAGCGGTTTCCGCCATGACGAGGTGATCAGTTTCATCAATAATGAAGTCCTCAGTAATGGCGGCGGCCCAGATTTCTACACTACCTTCCGCTCGCAGTCATGGAGTGAGATAGAGGACCGGCTTCAGGCTGTCCTGAATGACCCTGAGTTGCCAAGCACCATCAAGCGGGCCTGCACTTGGAGTGCGCTGACCTTGGGCATACGTGTCGGTGCTAGGCAGCGTGAGCAGCTGGTATACCGGGTTCGGCAGTTGCAGGATCGGGTGGAGGAGCTTGAGGGGGTTTCCTGGGCTCTGGCTCCCGAGTTGCAGAGGCTGCGCAAAGAGCGTGATGAGATGGCCTCACAGCTGCGCTTCACACAGGCTGCCCAGCAGCAGGCACTGAATGAACGTGATATGCTTCATGGGTGGCTGCTCCAGACTGAGACATTGGCCAAAGAGACTTTGTTGGCCCATGGAATAGTGCCTGGGCCTCGACCTGTGCAAGTCGGGGCCATGGTATGGCCTCTGAGTGAAGAGCAGCAGAGAAATGTGGGGGCCATGGGGATGCCTGGCTGTCCCTGGAGCCAGGCCATGCAACCGCTTCTGCCAGTGCCATGCCCATTTCCATTTTACCCACCATTCCCAATGGGATTCCCACCCTTGCAACCTTTGCCACCACCACCAGTATTCACGGAAGCAGTACATGCAGTAATCCCACCTAACATGCCTCCCCTGGGGAATAATCCCCCTGGCCCGTGTTCCATAGTGGGGACCCAGGAGGAGATGGCCCCACTGGGAAAACAGAGAAGCCACAGCCACAAGGAAGGTCCTGAGATCCTCCAGGATACAGTCCCCTTAGGGAACATCAACAGCCTTAGCCAACAAGATCCAGAGAGGCCCCAGAGGATGGTCAACCTGAGCGACAATAAGAATCATAGCCAGGAAGATGGTGCAGTGGGGCCACAGAGaatggtccccactggggataGCTACAACCAGAGCCAAGAACAACATCTAGAGAGGCCCCACAGCATGGTTACCATGGGTGACAGGAACAAAAGCCATAGCCAAGAAAAAGATCCAGAGATGCCCCAAGGGACTGTCCCCTTGGGGGGTATCCAGAGCCAGGAAGGTGATCCAGAGAGGCCCCAGGCAAGTCACCTGAGGGGCAGTAGGAGCCTTGATGTGAAACAAAATCCAAAGAAACAACTGTCTCAGGGGCAGAGGTTTTGGCAATCAAAAGAGAGAAGAGCCTCAGCTTCCCAGCTCCGGAAGATGTCTGCCCGACGTGATTGGGACTGTCCTTGGTGCAAAATGATGAATTTCTCATGGCGCAAGGCCTGCTTTAGATGCAGGATAGTCTACATTCCTGGTGAGCTGGGAAACGTGAACCCAGGACAAACTCATTAA